Proteins encoded together in one Carya illinoinensis cultivar Pawnee chromosome 3, C.illinoinensisPawnee_v1, whole genome shotgun sequence window:
- the LOC122304929 gene encoding uncharacterized protein LOC122304929, producing MKLLSWNARGLGNPRGIRALRDLVKKEGPDIMFLQETKVSSRIMDRVKYQVGFHNCLTIDCEGRSGGLSLLWRQEVELTIRSFSKHHIDAEVKDSDSEGCWQVTGLYGHPETNRREETWDLMRSLSRGAHERWLVMGDFNEITSRMEKKGGKDRAEFQMESFRRMIDDCTLVDLDYEGTSFTWWNNREGVNAIHERLDRALANTAWCRAFPYAKVVHTSAAYSNHHPIVLQTEGCVQKFKGQKPFRFEAVWTESEECAKVIEKAWQVHCGDGPIGEVVNKISR from the coding sequence ATGAAACTTTTAAGTTGGAATgcacgtgggcttgggaacccacgtggCATTAGAGCCCTTCGTGACTTGGTTAAGAAGGAAGGTCCCGATATAATGTttttacaagaaacaaaagtaaGTAGTAGAATCATGGATAGAGTGAAGTATCAGGTAGGATTTCATAATTGTCTAACAATCGATTGTGAGGGAAGAAGTGGAGGTCTTAGTTTGTTATGGAGACAGGAAGTTGAGCTGACCATTAGAAGTTTTTCTAAGCATCATATTGATGCTGAAGTGAAGGATAGTGACAGTGAAGGATGCTGGCAAGTAACAGGTTTATATGGACACCCAGAAACAAATAGGAGGGAAGAAACTTGGGACTTAATGAGGTCTTTAAGTAGGGGTGCTCATGAGAGATGGTTGGTGATGGGTGACTTCAATGAAATAACCAGTAGAATGGAAAAAAAGGGTGGGAAGGATAGAGCTGAATTCCAAATGGAGAGTTTTAGAAGAATGATAGATGACTGCACATTAGTTGATTTGGATTATGAAGGAACCAGTTTTACATGGTGGAACAACAGGGAAGGGGTGAATGCCATTCATGAAAGGCTAGATCGAGCCTTAGCAAACACTGCATGGTGTAGAGCTTTCCCTTATGCAAAGGTGGTTCACACCAGTGCTGCTTATTCAAACCATCATCCTATTGTGCTACAAACTGAGGGGTGTGTGCAAAAGTTTAAAGGTCAAAAGCCTTTCAGGTTTGAAGCAGTATGGACAGAAAGTGAAGAATGTGCAAAGGTGATTGAGAAGGCTTGGCAAGTTCACTGTGGGGATGGACCTATTGGAGAGGTGGTGAACAAGATTTCGAGGTGA